The DNA region tcttttttttttaaacctaaactTGTCCTAGGCATGTCCTTCATACCCATGAAATCACAGTAATCTATctatacttataaataaatattttaactcacttaactagatatttttgtatttatatatatatatatatatatatatatataaaaaaccacATATATCAGAGTATGTATATGTGTTCTAATTTGCTGAAGTACCTGTTCAAGTGTTTGTCTCCCTAAAATGATCCAGTGTAGGCCATCACCCACCTTTAGCTTTTTCCCCGTTTAGCTGTGTGACTGGAGGCCAGTGAGTcgcctaacctctctgtgcctcagtttccccacttgtcACTTAGGGATAATAGTACCTCCctcagggttgttgtaaggattagttgagttaatatataaaaaacaaggTTCTTAAAATAGCAGTGGACGCtgtcattgttgtttttattactcCTATGtctcctactttgttctttttaaaccCCTAAGATGCAGTTCTTGCAAGACGTTCATTTGCTTGACACACAGATACGGCCTGTTCTGCACGATGGGGATCCATCTGTGGGGAGAGCAGGCCCGGGCCCGGGCTGCCCTCTCCATACTGTGGCGAGTCTACGGGGCTCAGGGAGGGGACAGCCGGGCACAGCCTTCTGTCCCCTGATGCCGCCGTCTTTCCTCTTCCACCCCCTCTAGGCCCTGAGCATTCCTCTGACTCCGAATATACTCTCTCAGAGCCGGACTCcgaagaggaagaagatgaggaggaggaggaagaggagaccaCTGACGATCCCGAATATGACCCCGGCTACAAGGTGAAGCAGCGCctgggggggggccgggggggcccATCCCGCCGGGCCCCCCGTGCAGCCCAGCTCCCgggccccccagcccagccctgccagctcTGTGGCCGCTCAGCCCTTGGGGAGGCCCCACCGGGCACCCCGCCTTGCCGGCTCTGCTGCCCCGCTACAGCCCCCCAGGAAGCGCCAGCTCCTGAAAGCAGGGCCCtcggggaggaagaggaggagccgCCTCGGGCTGGGGAGGGCCGAccagctgggagggaggaggaggaggaggaggaagaggaggaggaggagggcacctACCACTGTACCGAGTGCGAGGATTCCTTTGACAACCTCGGGGAGCTGCATGGGCACTTCATGCTGCATGCGCGGGGTGAGGTGTAGGCAGCGCCCCGACCTAGGGAGCTTGGCAGAGGGGTGGggcgggtggggtgggaggagggggctgaggacATCGGGGTGGTCGCGGTGGTCATGGGGATGGGGTCCCACCGATCTGTGTCGTCTTAGCAGTAGTTGTGTGAAAGccagaataaaagccaaattcTGTGTGTCGGCCGAATGTGCATTtgaggtctgtgtgtgtgtgtgtgtgtgtgtgtgtgtgtgtgtgtgtgtgtatgtgtgtgtaagctCGAGTGTGTAAGGCATGCGCCTGGGCATTTACCTCACCATCCCTGGGTTCCTTGGGGAAAGCTAAGGATCGTTGTTGCCAAGATAATTAACGTTTACTAAGTGCCTATGTTCAATGTGGTTCCCATGTATTTCATCATAGACCCCGTGATGTACAGGCTCAAACACAACAGAATTTTCTTGCTTACGTCATAGTCCAGGATGGGTGTTTCAGGTTGGCAGGTAACCTCCATATGGTGATTTGGGGACCCAGGCCATCCTGTAAGCCTTTTGTCATTCACGTGGTCACGGCTGGGTGTCCATGGCCTGGGTTCtgccagaggaagaggaaagagagcctGGAGAGGTACACATGTTCTCTTAGAAGCCCCAGCCTGGAGGTGGCACATAGCGCTTCCACTTACGTTCCTTTACAGAGACatcagtcacatggccacaggctgctgcaagggagtctgggaaaggcGGTCTAGCCAAGTGCCCAGAAAACGGTTTGTGGAAGACAGCTAGTGCTCTCTGCCACTTCCTCCAAGAACTTTCACAAAGAGGACTTTAATTATAATCATAGCTCTGCTTCCTGAGCGCTTCTTGGGTGCCAAGTGCCAGTCCAAGAGCTTTATGTATATTGACTTAGAGAAGTTGTGCATCTAGGAACTTACAAAAATAGAACTTTAATTATAATTACAGCTACCATTTCCCCAGCACTTACAGAGCGCTGCATTTTATTTACATGAGATCATCGGGTCCTTAGAATAACTCTGTGAGGCAGGGGCTGTGAcgcattaattcatttaataagtaTCTTTTGAATACTTGCTGTGCGCTAAGCATTGGGAACACaccagtgaataaaataaaatccttgtcctcgtggagcttacatggaggtgggaaggggccaCCGGTGGGGACAGATagtaaacaagaaataaacaagaaagatgTAACATATGCTGGATGGTGgtaagtgctgtggagaaaaatagagaagagaagggagaacagTTCTGGAAGAGGGTGCAGTTTAAATAGTGTAGtcctccctgaggaggtgacatagAGACCTGAGACCTAAGCAGAGAcctgagaaagggagggagggagcctggCACACGGGTGGGGAGAGCGATCTAGGCGAGGGGGCGGTGGGGCAGGAGCCTGCCCCACGTGTTAATTAGGCGAGAGTAGCTCGAGGGATGAGGTCAGAGGGGAACAGAGGGTCAGCTTATTACAGCCTTGTGGAAACACAGGCTCTTGCTCTGAGATGGGAAGTACTAATTCACAGAAGCTTGGCACTGAAGCTCCTTTGAAAATAGAAGCctaattataataatagctagcatttactgagcatttactgtgtgccaagctctGTTCTAAGGCGctttacatgtgttaactcatAGAAGCTTGGCAACTAAGAACCTTCAAGAATAGAACCTGAATTACCATAATGGCTCACAGCGGACCAGGCCCTGGGCTAAGCGCTTTATATGGACGATCACATCGGATCCTTATGAGGTAGGGACTGTTACttattactcattcattcaacaatgatttattgagcacctaggaGATGCAGGCACTATTTGGGGAGCTGGGAGTAGAGTGGTGAACACAATGAACAAAAATTCCTGCCTTGGTGAGGTTATACTTTAAAGGGGAAAACAGATACTTGAATatttaagtaaacatttaaaatgttagaaGGTTATAAGTGCtgtggaggaaaagagaagggggatggggaggcttgtgtgtgtgtgtgaagcagtTTCAAATGGGgtagtcaggaaaggcttc from Balaenoptera musculus isolate JJ_BM4_2016_0621 chromosome 19, mBalMus1.pri.v3, whole genome shotgun sequence includes:
- the ZNF428 gene encoding zinc finger protein 428; the encoded protein is MTETREPAETGGYASLEEDDEDLSPGPEHSSDSEYTLSEPDSEEEEDEEEEEEETTDDPEYDPGYKVKQRLGGGRGGPSRRAPRAAQLPGPPAQPCQLCGRSALGEAPPGTPPCRLCCPATAPQEAPAPESRALGEEEEEPPRAGEGRPAGREEEEEEEEEEEEGTYHCTECEDSFDNLGELHGHFMLHARGEV